CAGTCTTTGATGCTAAGAGACGGGTACGAATCTGGACAGGTTTTCCCTCAGCGGGTACTTCAACCACATACTGGTCCGGGACCACGGTGCCATCGACCAGCGGAGCAGCCAGACCAGGGACCGCATTAATCATGACTTCCGAGCGTCGTCCCGTCACAGGGTGAATGGAGTATGCCACCCCTGCCGCCTGCGCATCGATCATCGGTTGGATCACGACAGCCATCCTTGGCGGCATCATCCCCAGGTTTTGCCGAGTGAGGTAGCTGACAACTTGCATCTCCCACAGTGAGGCCCAGAGATCTTTGATGGCGCGCGCAACTTCTGGAAGTGTGAGGCCAAGGTGAGTGCGATAGAGACCGGCAGAACTCGCATCAGAGGCGTCCTCGGTAGTGGCTGAAGAGCGGACCGCCCAGAGTATGGCCGGCGGATGCCCCAGCGCTTGCAATGATGCTGTTAGGCCGTCTGTGGTGAGCTGGGGAATCTCGATTTGGTTGATTCGTAGCTGACAAACAGCTAATGACGAAAGCCGGTCAGGGTCCGACAATCCGACGATCCGGCGCCACTCATCCTGGTCATGAAAACCTAAATTATGTAGGTGATCAGTATAGGCCACGGTTGTCACACAGAGCCCCGATGGGACTGGGAATCCAGCCTCAATTAGTCGACAGAGTCCGAAAGCCTTTCCACCCACGAGACTCAGATCGTGACAGCTCGAGAGTGGGAGGATAAAGGAAGGCGCCATACGCCAGCATAGTAGCTAGAGCTGGAGGAAGAGGTAAAGGTCATTGACATTGGTGCCGGTTGGTCCGGTGTGAATATGGCATCCAAGCTTCTTGAAGGCTGGGTAGGTATTGTGCCGCTTCAATGCAGCGGAGAGGTCAACCTTGAGTCGTTTTGCTCGTGAGACGGTTTCGCTACCGACGAGAGCTCCTGCTGCGTCGGTTGGCCCATCGGTGCCGTCACTTCCTAGCGCGATGACCCACGCATTGGAGAGCCCAGAGATTTCGAATGCGGCTGCCGCTGCAAATTCCTGAGCACGTCCTCCTTTCCCATGACCTGTGACCGTCACCGTGGTTTCCCCTCCTGCCACCACACAGTAGGGACGCCTCACGCGGCCACGTCCGGCCCTGACTGCTTTGCCCAGGTCGACCAACTGCTTGGCCGCAATGCGCACTTCTCCTGTGAGGGGGGAGGAGACGAGTTTGGTGAAGAGGCCTGCCTCCCGTGCGATCCGTGCCACAGCTTCCAGCATGATGTGATTACTGCCGATAATGTGGTGGTGGACTGCCCGTCCGCGAGGGGAACCAGGTTTCAAGGTTTCGGGTACTGCTCCTTTTTGTCCCCTCTGTAAGTAGCGGCGGACCGTCGGTGGAACTGCAGACCAGATTCGGTAACGCTGCAATACCTCGATAGCCTCGGCAAATGTAGAAGGATCAACGGCTGTGGGGCCGGAGCCGATGGACCCAAGGTCATCGCCGATAACATCAGAAAGGACAAGGGTGATGATCCTTGCGGTCGTGGAGGCGGCAAGTCTGCCGCCCTTAATCAACGAGAGATGTTTTCGGACGACATTGACCTCATTGATTGTGGCGCCACAGCGAAGCAGGAGCTGTGTTGTACGCCGTTTATCGGCAAGGGTCACGGTTGAGACGGGAGCTGGTAATAGGCTGGATGCTCCTCCGGACAAAAGAACGATCAATAGATCTTTTGAGGATAGCCCCTGTGCTAAGTGCAATAGGTGTTGAGTCGCAACAACTCCTGCGCGATTAGGGATTGGATGGCTGGCCTCGAGGACGGTCGTTCGTCGTGTAGTGAGCGAATGTCCCGTCTTCACGATTACAAGTCCATCTTCTAGTCGTTCTCCCAGCACTACCTCTAATGCTTGCGCCATTCTTGCGGATGCCTTACCGGCCCCGACTGCAACCACTCTTTTGGTGTGGGAAAGATCAAATGTTCGTTGTCCCACTCGTAGGGAAGCTCCGTTGAGAGACACAGTTTTGATCAGGGCCTGATAGGGATCCGCAGCCTCAAGGCCTGCATTAAGAAGCTTGTGGAGGAAAGGTCGTGCCGGAGACGAGGGGAGACGAAGCAACATAGAGACACATGCTAGGGGGTCGGGTCCTGCTTGAAGCATCGATTAGGACAGGTCTGGCGAGGAACTCGGATTTGATAGGAGCCCCGAGGGAGCATATCCTTCTTAAACTCCGGATTCAACATTTTGATCTCGAGGAGGTACGTGCCGAATTCCTCAGCAACGGATGCCAACGCGCGTTGAGATTCCTTTACATTCACGGTGATGGTTTCCGTCTCCAACGGCATGTAGAGATCTTTCTTGGTCAGTCCAAGATATTTCTCCGGCTGGGAGTAGATTTCCTTCGCCGCGATGATGCGAGGGACGTATCGCATGGTCTCACGAGGTCCGTGCATCTTCCAATAATCGGTAATTTTTTGTTCCTTGAGCAGCTTGCGTATACGTTCTTCGCCGGCGTTGTAGGAAGCCATCGCCAGGAACCAATCATTGTCCTGGAAGTCTTTGAGGTATTTGAGGTACTTCACCGCCGCTTCGGTCGACATTTCGAGATTGCGGCGTTCATCTCGGACGGCGTCACTCTTGAGCCGGTAGCGTCGCCCCGTAGAAGGGATGAATTGCCAGGGGCCTGAAGCCTTCGCCTTCGAGTATGCGGCAGAAATGCATTTGCTCTCGACCAGCAACATATACTTGAGATCGTCCGGTAATCCCGTTTCTGCCAACTGCCTTTCGGCCGGAGGGAAACAACGCCCGGTCCGTTTGGCAAGGATGATGCTCTCGCCTTGATCTTCTAAAAATTGATAGAACTCATACTCAATCCGTTCCCTTACTTGCCAGTTATCCAGAGGAACCTGAACTCCGGCAAAGGTAATCTTGTCCGGCAGCTTGAACGAGCTCAGAAAGAATCGTTCTCCCTCGCGCTTAATCTCCGGCAAGATCACCAGCCGATCCTCCGGCTCTGGTTGGCCATCCAGCACTTCGGGCAAGAGAAGCTCCTTCTCGTTTTCGGTCTTTGGATCGTTGTTGTCAGCTGGCGTCGTGGTAGCCGGCACCGGAGCGCTCTGTAGGACGATCACGGCACTGATGGCGAGCACAATACACAACGGTTGCATCGTACGGATGATCATTCACAGACTCCTCTGTGGAGTTGAGACAGGGGGCATCACGAAGTGCGAAGTTATGCTAACAGCTCACCCACGTACGGGCAAGCAGAATAGAGTTCTGGTTCATGGTACACTGCGCCTCCTATGCGGGCTCTGAGTATTTTGAATAAAGCTATCACAGACTGTACAGTCTGTCCTCGGCTGGTCACCTATCGGCAAGCGATAGCACAGCAGAAGCGGAAGCAATTTCTGGATTGGGACTATTGGGGTCGGCCGGTACCTGGCTTTGGAGATTCCCGAGCCAGGCTCTATGTGCTTGGCCTTGCTCCAGCGGCGCATGGAGGGAATCGGACTGGGCGAGTATTTACCGGTGACCGAAGTGGAGATTGGCTGTATGAGGCACTCTATCGACATGGGTTTGCCAACCAACCCACATCGCACCATCGAGATGACGGCTTGTCATTGAAGGACTGTTACATCGGGGCGACAGTTCGTTGTGCGCCACCGGGGAACAAACCCACGCCGGACGAGTTTTTGAGCTGTCGCCAGTACTTGCAGGCAGAAATTCGCTTACTGAAGAATCATCGTGTCGTGGTTGCCTTAGGGAAAATTGCTTTCGACCACTATCTCAAGACCTGTCGTTCTCAAGGTCGCATGATTCCAGTACCAGCTCCCAAGTTTGGACATGGCGCTGTCTACCGACTTCCCTGGGGAGTAACTCTGATAGGTTCCTATCACCCAAGCCAACAAAACACGTTTACAGGGAAATTGACCCGGCCGATGTTCCACGCAGTATTTCAGGGGGCGAGGAAAGAAATAGACGGACTCCGAAGTCGGCTTTAACCGTTCCGCCCTAGCCCAACACACCTCACCAAACTCATGTCTTGTGCACTACCTGCGAGTCATCACAGGGCTACTGCTGCCCCTTTGCCTTCCAGTCGTCGAGGAACCTCTTGAGGCCGGAA
The Candidatus Nitrospira nitrosa DNA segment above includes these coding regions:
- a CDS encoding lytic transglycosylase domain-containing protein — translated: MIIRTMQPLCIVLAISAVIVLQSAPVPATTTPADNNDPKTENEKELLLPEVLDGQPEPEDRLVILPEIKREGERFFLSSFKLPDKITFAGVQVPLDNWQVRERIEYEFYQFLEDQGESIILAKRTGRCFPPAERQLAETGLPDDLKYMLLVESKCISAAYSKAKASGPWQFIPSTGRRYRLKSDAVRDERRNLEMSTEAAVKYLKYLKDFQDNDWFLAMASYNAGEERIRKLLKEQKITDYWKMHGPRETMRYVPRIIAAKEIYSQPEKYLGLTKKDLYMPLETETITVNVKESQRALASVAEEFGTYLLEIKMLNPEFKKDMLPRGSYQIRVPRQTCPNRCFKQDPTP
- a CDS encoding glycerate kinase type-2 family protein, whose amino-acid sequence is MLLRLPSSPARPFLHKLLNAGLEAADPYQALIKTVSLNGASLRVGQRTFDLSHTKRVVAVGAGKASARMAQALEVVLGERLEDGLVIVKTGHSLTTRRTTVLEASHPIPNRAGVVATQHLLHLAQGLSSKDLLIVLLSGGASSLLPAPVSTVTLADKRRTTQLLLRCGATINEVNVVRKHLSLIKGGRLAASTTARIITLVLSDVIGDDLGSIGSGPTAVDPSTFAEAIEVLQRYRIWSAVPPTVRRYLQRGQKGAVPETLKPGSPRGRAVHHHIIGSNHIMLEAVARIAREAGLFTKLVSSPLTGEVRIAAKQLVDLGKAVRAGRGRVRRPYCVVAGGETTVTVTGHGKGGRAQEFAAAAAFEISGLSNAWVIALGSDGTDGPTDAAGALVGSETVSRAKRLKVDLSAALKRHNTYPAFKKLGCHIHTGPTGTNVNDLYLFLQL
- a CDS encoding uracil-DNA glycosylase; amino-acid sequence: MRALSILNKAITDCTVCPRLVTYRQAIAQQKRKQFLDWDYWGRPVPGFGDSRARLYVLGLAPAAHGGNRTGRVFTGDRSGDWLYEALYRHGFANQPTSHHRDDGLSLKDCYIGATVRCAPPGNKPTPDEFLSCRQYLQAEIRLLKNHRVVVALGKIAFDHYLKTCRSQGRMIPVPAPKFGHGAVYRLPWGVTLIGSYHPSQQNTFTGKLTRPMFHAVFQGARKEIDGLRSRL